The following coding sequences lie in one Myxococcus xanthus genomic window:
- a CDS encoding pyridoxal phosphate-dependent aminotransferase has translation MSRFSARTDFARTANPLALALERHRASGRLLLDLTESNPTRVGFPLPDAALLAPEDAFTYEPESLGLASARQALVADFAARGAQVSEAHLVLTSSTSEAYGWLFKLLCEPGDNVLVPAPCYPLFEHLARLEGVQTRSYALPRAHGFGLDAGEVAEACDARTRAVLVVNPGNPTGHFLHEGELEALADVCARRQLALVCDEVFAPFAWDAAPGRVVTVAGRALPMLTFALSGLSKSVGLPGLKLAWTHVGGPAALRDEALARLDWVGDTYLPVGTPVQRALPALLAHAPRFQAAVLERVRGNRQRLLAARPRDASWDVVPAEGGWSAVVRIPRAPGEEATCLALLDAGVRVQPGYFYDFGGGAFLVLSLLPQPEDFAAAVEVLARTLGP, from the coding sequence GTGAGCCGCTTCTCCGCGCGGACGGACTTCGCACGGACAGCCAACCCGCTGGCACTGGCGCTCGAAAGGCACCGCGCCAGCGGCCGTCTCCTCCTGGACCTCACGGAATCCAACCCCACGCGTGTGGGGTTTCCCCTGCCGGACGCGGCGCTCCTGGCCCCCGAGGACGCCTTCACCTACGAACCCGAGTCCCTGGGGCTCGCCTCCGCGCGACAAGCGCTGGTGGCGGACTTCGCGGCGCGAGGCGCCCAGGTCTCCGAGGCGCACCTGGTGCTGACCTCCAGCACCAGTGAAGCCTACGGGTGGCTCTTCAAGCTCCTGTGCGAGCCTGGGGACAACGTTCTCGTCCCGGCCCCCTGCTACCCCCTCTTCGAGCACCTCGCGCGCCTGGAGGGCGTCCAGACGCGTTCCTACGCGCTGCCACGCGCGCATGGCTTCGGCCTGGACGCGGGGGAGGTGGCGGAGGCGTGCGACGCGCGCACCCGCGCGGTGCTGGTGGTGAACCCCGGCAACCCCACCGGCCACTTCCTGCACGAAGGCGAGCTGGAGGCGCTGGCGGACGTGTGCGCGCGCCGCCAGCTGGCGCTCGTCTGCGACGAAGTCTTCGCTCCCTTCGCCTGGGACGCGGCGCCTGGGCGCGTGGTCACCGTGGCGGGGCGCGCGCTGCCGATGCTCACCTTCGCCCTCTCCGGCCTCTCCAAGTCCGTGGGGCTGCCCGGACTCAAGCTGGCGTGGACGCACGTGGGCGGGCCCGCGGCGCTCCGTGACGAGGCGCTGGCCCGGTTGGACTGGGTGGGGGACACGTACCTGCCCGTGGGCACGCCCGTGCAGCGGGCCCTGCCTGCGCTCCTGGCCCATGCGCCGCGCTTCCAGGCGGCGGTGTTGGAGCGGGTGAGAGGCAACCGCCAGCGCCTGCTCGCGGCTCGGCCTCGCGACGCCAGCTGGGACGTGGTGCCGGCGGAGGGTGGGTGGAGCGCGGTGGTGCGGATTCCGAGGGCGCCCGGCGAGGAGGCCACCTGCCTGGCCCTGCTGGACGCGGGCGTGCGGGTGCAGCCGGGCTACTTCTACGACTTCGGCGGCGGCGCCTTCCTCGTGCTGTCGCTGCTGCCCCAGCCCGAGGATTTCGCCGCCGCCGTCGAGGTGCTCGCGCGGACGTTGGGGCCCTGA